In a genomic window of Nodosilinea sp. E11:
- a CDS encoding sll0787 family AIR synthase-like protein — translation MSDELKLWELAAELRRSLGILHKQDIQTAANRLGAHVRSTHQKPILLGDDCAAIPDGDGYLLLAAEGMWPTLVETDPWFAGWCAVMVNVSDIYAMGGRPIAVVDTIWSQSPESVDLLWQGMVAASQAFNVPIVGGHTSCHSPYAALSVAILGRASRLITSFSAQPGDVLLHVVDMQGQMHPKYPFWNAATECERDRLRVNLELLPQLAEAGLCDTGKDISMGGIVGTTLMLLETSGCGAVLDVGAIAPPAQVELLPWLLSFPSYGYLLSVRPDAVGQIQPQFHNRGLVCNPVGKITQGQTLTLKLGDASLYFWDFAIESLTGFGAGV, via the coding sequence ATGTCAGACGAGTTAAAGCTATGGGAGCTGGCTGCTGAACTGCGGCGATCGCTTGGCATTCTCCACAAGCAAGACATCCAAACAGCAGCGAATCGTCTGGGGGCCCACGTCCGATCAACCCACCAAAAGCCAATTCTGCTAGGCGACGACTGCGCCGCCATCCCCGACGGCGACGGCTACCTGCTGCTGGCCGCCGAGGGCATGTGGCCCACCCTGGTCGAAACCGACCCCTGGTTCGCCGGTTGGTGCGCCGTCATGGTCAACGTCAGCGACATCTACGCCATGGGGGGCCGCCCGATCGCCGTCGTCGACACCATCTGGAGCCAGTCGCCAGAATCAGTTGATCTCCTCTGGCAGGGCATGGTCGCCGCCTCCCAAGCCTTCAACGTGCCAATTGTAGGAGGCCACACCAGTTGCCACAGCCCCTACGCCGCCCTATCAGTGGCCATCCTGGGCCGCGCCAGCCGCTTGATCACCAGCTTCAGTGCCCAGCCGGGGGATGTGCTGCTCCATGTGGTGGATATGCAGGGCCAGATGCACCCCAAATATCCCTTTTGGAACGCGGCGACGGAGTGTGAGCGCGATCGCCTGCGCGTCAACCTGGAACTGCTGCCCCAACTCGCCGAAGCGGGCCTCTGCGATACCGGCAAAGACATCAGCATGGGCGGCATTGTGGGCACAACGCTGATGCTGCTAGAAACATCGGGGTGCGGAGCGGTGTTAGATGTGGGTGCGATCGCCCCCCCGGCCCAGGTCGAACTCCTGCCCTGGCTGCTCAGCTTCCCCAGCTACGGCTACCTGCTTAGCGTGCGGCCCGACGCCGTGGGCCAAATTCAGCCCCAGTTCCACAACCGAGGGCTGGTGTGCAACCCTGTGGGCAAAATTACTCAAGGGCAAACCCTCACCTTGAAACTGGGTGATGCCTCCCTCTACTTTTGGGATTTTGCCATCGAATCCCTCACCGGGTTTGGAGCTGGAGTTTAA